One segment of Setaria viridis chromosome 4, Setaria_viridis_v4.0, whole genome shotgun sequence DNA contains the following:
- the LOC117853910 gene encoding uncharacterized protein At3g17950 has product MDLDADMFPTSPSADSSPSSSDLDTESTGSFFHDRSTTLGTLMGVSAFGGGAQQRRAARVPAAGEETAEGAQRAPQEEERRGGGVWRRRRRRRRRRGRSLGGSWWRLCRDHGDGGGPPTSLGEFLDMERQLAGADFLCDGTGASGREAAAAAAAASVAATALFEDGRVRPPQPAAATSAAEERGRWRLLRASEGSSSSSLARLPVLLTGICSGGAG; this is encoded by the exons ATGGACCTCGACGCCGACATGTTCcccacctccccctccgccgactcctcgccctcctcctccgacctCGACACCGAG TCGACGGGGTCCTTCTTCCATGACCGGAGCACGACGCTGGGGACGCTGATGGGCGTGTCggcgttcggcggcggcgcgcagcagCGTCGCGCGGCGAgggtgccggcggcgggagaggagaCAGCTGAAGGGGCGCAGCGCGCgccgcaggaggaggagaggcgcggcggcggggtgtggcggaggaggcggcgtcgccggcgccggcgcgggcgcagcCTGGGTGGGAGCTGGTGGCGGCTGTGCCGGgaccacggcgacggcggcgggccgccGACGTCGCTGGGCGAGTTCCTGGACATGGAGCGGCAGCTCGCGGGGGCCGACTTCCTCTGCGACGGCACGGGCGCCTCGGGGCGggaggccgctgccgccgccgcggcggcgtccgtggCGGCCACCGCGCTATTCGAGGACGGCAGGGTGCGGCCcccgcagccggcggcggccacctccgcggctgaggagagggggaggtggcggctTCTGCGGGCGTCAGAaggctcgtcctcgtcgtcgctggCGCGGCTGCCGGTGCTGCTCACCGGCatctgcagcggcggcgcggggtga
- the LOC117853909 gene encoding endoglucanase 17: MARPVSPAKAMAAAVAVVVLLAASSAVLAVHDYSDALHKSILFFEGQRSGRLPPNQRLRWRQDSAIHDGAEAGVDLSGGYYDAGDNVKFGFPMAFTATLMSWGLIDFGRSFGAHEADAREAVRWATDYLMKATSTPGTVYVQVGDASRDHACWERPEDMDTPRTVYRVDASHPGSDVAAETAAALAAGSLVFRDADPGYARRLLDRAAEVFAFADAHRGAYSGSLRDAVCPCYCDYDGYQDELLWGAAWLHRASHRRVYRDYIKRNEVALGASDAINEFGWDNKHAGINVLISKEVLMGKDEYFQSFRENADNFICSLLPGISGHPQIQYSPGGLLFKVGNSNMQHVTSLSFLLLAYSNYLSHAGGHVSCGGGATASPAQLRRVAKRQVDYILGDNPLRMSYMVGYGPRYPLRIHHRASSLPSVAAHPARIGCKAGAAYYASPAPNPNLLVGAVVGGPSNSTDAFPDARAVFQQSEPTTYINAPLLGLLAYFSAHPDPAQQNGRD; this comes from the exons ATGGCGCGCCCTGTGTCTCCGGCGaaggcaatggcggcggcggtcgctgTGGTGGTTCTCCTCGCGGCATCGTCGGCGGTGTTGGCCGTGCACGACTACAgcgacgcgctccacaagagcATCCTCTTCTTCGAGGGCCAGCGCTCCGGCCGGCTGCCGCCGAACCAGCGCCTCCGGTGGCGCCAGGACTCGGCCATCCACGACGGCGCCGAGGCCGGG GTGGACCTGTCGGGCGGGTACTACGACGCCGGCGACAACGTGAAGTTCGGGTTCCCGATGGCGTTCACGGCGACGCTCATGTCGTGGGGGCTCATCGACTTCGGGCGCAGCTTCGGCGCGCACGAGGCGGACGCCCGTGAGGCCGTCCGTTGGGCGACGGACTACCTGATGAAGGCGACGTCGACGCCGGGGACGGTGTACGTGCAGGTCGGCGACGCGTCCCGCGACCACGCGTGCTGGGAGCGTCCCGAGGACATGGATACCCCGCGCACCGTGTACCGCGTGGACGCGTCGCACCCTGGCTCCGACGTGGCCGCCGAGACAGCGGCGGCGCTTGCGGCGGGGTCGCTCGTGTTCCGGGACGCCGACCCGGGGTATGCGCGCCGGCTGCTGGACCGCGCCGCGGAGGTGTTCGCGTTCGCGGACGCGCACCGGGGCGCGTACAGCGGCAGCCTCCGCGACGCGGTGTGCCCCTGCTACTGCGACTACGACGGGTACCAGGACGAGCTGCTCTGGGGCGCGGCGTGGCTGCACCGGGCGTCGCATCGGAGGGTGTACCGCGACTACATCAAGCGCAACGAGGTCGCGCTGGGAGCAAGCGACGCCATCAACGAGTTCGGCTGGGACAACAAGCACGCCGGCATCAACGTCCTCATCTCCAAG GAGGTGCTGATGGGCAAGGACGAGTACTTCCAATCCTTCCGTGAGAACGCCGACAACTTCATCTGCAGCCTCCTCCCGGGGATCTCCGGCCACCCGCAAATCCAGTACTCCCCCGGCGGCCTCCTCTTCAAGGTGGGCAACAGCAACATGCAGCACGTGACGtcgctctccttcctcctccttgcctACTCCAACTACCTCAGCCACGCGGGCGGCCACgtctcctgcggcggcggcgccaccgcctccccagCGCAGCTCCGGCGCGTGGCGAAGCGGCAGGTGGACTACATCCTGGGCGACAACCCGCTGCGGATGTCCTACATGGTGGGCTACGGCCCGCGGTACCCGCTCCGGATCCACCACCGAGCCAGCTCGCTGCCGTCGGTTGCGGCCCACCCGGCGCGGATCGGGTGCAAGGCGGGCGCGGCCTACTACGCCAGCCCGGCGCCCAACCCGAACCTGCTGGTGGGCGCCGTGGTCGGCGGGCCCAGCAACAGCACCGACGCCTTCCCCGACGCGCGCGCCGTGTTCCAGCAGTCCGAGCCCACCACCTACATCAACGCGCCGCTGCTCGGCCTGCTCGCCTACTTCTCCGCGCACCCGGACCCGGCCCAGCAGAACGGCCGCGACTGA